The Papaver somniferum cultivar HN1 chromosome 6, ASM357369v1, whole genome shotgun sequence genome segment GTGCAACTCCTTGTTCAGTTTCTGCATATAAATGATTATCCTATATTACCAAATATATTTTATAGAAAACagggaaaaacaaaaatgaaaactaGTAGGCCTAGGTGGATCGATGCTAGTTACTTAAGCTGAAGGAGAGAGTACATTCCTTGCATTATCGCAAACATGTGAAATTTTGCACATACTTCTTATCTGGCTTAAAATTTTCTCATATTCCAATATATATTCCATTAAAAAAATATTTCGAGTCTTCAAGAATCAAGTTACAGATAAACCAACCAGCCCAAAAAGGAGGAACACCACAAAGTAGGATATATAGGATAACCCCAGCACTCCAGACATCAACCTCTGGGCCATAATTCCTTTTTAGGACCTCTGGCGCCATGTAGTAAGGGCTTCCAACTATCTCAGTAAACCGCTCACCTGCAAATAAAGTTGTGGCACACGGGGAATGAGGAAAGGAAGCGCTATGATTGATAGCATAGCCGCCCAAATAAATAATGCAGAACTCTTGCACCATAGTAGAAGGCAATACCAGGTTTGAAAAACACGGACAAACCAAAATCAATGGCTTTCAGTGGTGctgtttccttcttgtttgcAAATAAAAAATTCTCCGGTTTGAGGTCTCTATGCATAACTCCGTGCTCGTGACACATCTGGATAAATAAAAAATGATCAAACTCATTAAAAGAGAGATAAGGAACCATACATTTGAGGCATCCCAGAAAACAATATAACCAGGGTACAGTGGCTGCTGTTTTGAGAATGCAATATGACCACAGATAACATAATAATGTAACAGTAACCATTGATTAAGTATAACTAGTACTTTGAAATGGAGCAATATTAATTAAGATAGTAGACTACTGTATAGAGCACTAACTCGGATAATCTATCCCAGGTTTTGGTAAACAAGGACACACCAATGACAAACTGCAGCCACTGAACGGAGTGAGGTTGAAAGTGCAGATAGTGAAACAGTTTGAGAATAATGGAAAGaaatgaagaaagaaagaggTAAAAATGGTGCAATTTAGAGAAAATTTCAGACACTGCTTAACTGCACAAGCAAGATCTTTCTGACGGAATACAAGTAAATATCAGTGAATGCTCAATGTATCTTGTAGGACAGCCGACAGTGACGAACAAAAACAAAGTTGTAATTGACACAATTCTAACTGAGACCTAATTACAAGAAATTGAGTTCCTGTTTGAGGGATGGGTTTCAACCTAAATTCTCATGTAATAGAATATCTGAGCAACAAGAAAACAGAATTATGAGAGAAGACAAGTTATAAATCAATCAAGAATCTAAACGAAATATAAGCAAGACATGACAAAGATTACCTGAACAACTTCGACAATTGTACGAGTAACTACAGCAGCGGCTCGTTCTGTGTAATGACCCCTGGCAACGATTCGATCAAATAACTCACCACCTTCACATAGCTCCATTACAAGATGTACCGCATTATCGTCTTCATATGTATCTTTTAAGGTAACAATATTAGGATGTTGTGGCATATGTTTCATAATTTCAACCTCCCTCCTAACATCTTCGATATCTATAGCAGTTCTTAATTTCTTCTTTGAGATTGATTTGCATGCATAAACATCAGCAGTTGTTTTATCAGTGCAAAGATATGTAATCCCAAATTCACCTCTTCCAAGTTCACGACCTAATTCATATGTAATCCCAATGTCACGACCAGTTGGTTCTTTCAAAACACATAATTTATTATTTCCACCAGATCCATGATTATTATTTACAGCATAATCGATTGAGAATGGATTTTGTTTGTTCTTCCCTCCTTTTTTCTTCCCAGCAGCTGTTAGTGCAGGGGTCCCACAACAATTCCCCATGGATCAAAGCTTCCTATATTATTATTCGATTCAAAGCTTCTGATCCTTTTTGTattcaaaaccaaaacaacaACACACAATCAATATTAACAGAATACAATTTCTACAATTCAAGAAAGAAAACCAATTAATCTAATAACAGAATTAACAGAAGCTATGGAAGGATTCTATAATGAGAAACAAAATTAATTAAAGATGtatggatgatgatgatgaagatataatgagaaacaaaattaaaatttcaacaAAAGAGAAAAGATAAGTTGAAAAGTCGAATATAGGTGTAAACGCCACCCACCCACCATGGATTTTAATTGACGAGAGGGTCAAAGCTCTCCACGCACACGCAGAGCctcctctctctttctctttctttttctctccGATTCTTCCAGATACACAAAAATGTAATGTTTCAAAACAcaagtcaaaattcttccagACAAAAttaaccaaaaacaacaaaacgGGACAAACTACGGGggaaaagagagagaaataggcTCATTTGTGTTAGAAGTCTATACTCGGGAGGATCACCTTCTAATTACATAATCTGCCACCCGATCTTGTTAGGCTACGTCCTATGGACTAGATACCTAGctgctagattggtcatccacgtcagcATGGACAACCTTGTAAGTCATATGGGCTTgatatctagcagctagattggtcatccacgtcatcTGGGACCACTACAAAATGTTGTTTGGTTCGAAGAtgagcgctgtttggttcagcgttttaaatctcagccgGTAGATCATAAAATTTGTCTCCcagcgctgaaccgttcagcgttaaaaacactttttgagcgctgaaccattcagtttttcaatctcgctgatagttgaactgcgagcaactGTTAGGAGAAAGAACTATCAAAtgctagtgttaacttttttcccatacttttttcatgatttacaacactttttgatcaatctagcagttcaatctagcccattGAAATTATCCTTATTTACAGTTTTGTAAGGCCAAGTCATAACCAGAATCCACCTATTAGTAGTGGTCCTCCATTACGGAGAATCACCGCATTTTCCAGCGCCATCATGATTGACTCCAATTGGTAATTGCGAACATAATGTAGGCTGCAGCCACCGAATAAGTTAGCCCAATTAGGATTCCAAACAAGTTGGCCTCGGGCTTCTAATTGTTCTCGAGCTACGGGTAGGGCGGgggtgcaaaaaaaaaattgtaggtGGTGCAAAGGAGTAAAATTAGGCGTCTAAATAAACAAAGAGCTAGTATCATGGTGCCCTCCGTCCCTTCTCTATCCCTAAATATCTCTCAAAAACttaaaaaatcaagtattatgatcttccatatccCTACATGTCCCTCCTTTTCCCTATTAGGAGGATCACATCTGATCCCTCTTAcagggaagggaaatcacacggctACTCAGTTGCCGTATGAATTTACACTTTTGGTTACTCAGTAGTCTTAGCATTTTACACGGTTACTGAGTTTCCGTATCTGGTTTTTAAAGTTTTACCCTAAAATTTtcctttttcactctttttttttactaaaactcttttcttacctattatatctcctttttacctattatatatatatcgttttttactctaaaatatatttttttacttaaacaaatactccctccgtcctactgttaagtgacctagttcaaattttaaggcaagcaatggaaaagaatatttttaagcatattttataattatacccttatagataataattagtgaaattttgaaatgatttatctctcaaactacaccattgatgttcgtaaactttataccattgaaaagcattttaaaacacctaggtaacgaatataaatatgcctatcaaattatgcatatttcatatatttcttataatcaattaaaaggataatttaagaaatatctccttgtttagtgatataggtcatttaacaatgggacaaaatctaaaagtaaataggtcacttaatagggggacggagggagtatattcttATTGGAAAAAAAAACTGGGAAAAAAATACGGCAACTGAGAAGCCGTATGAATAGTGGCATACGGCTACTGAGTTTCCGTATCGTGTAGGGAAGGGAAGAAAGGGCACCATAGTGAGGTTGCCTTCCTTGtgctatcccttccctacatttgagggatagggaagagTTGGAGGGCACCACAGTACTAGCTCTAAGGGAACATTATCTATATACTCCTTCTATGAGGcccattgaaaaataccattttTAACTTAAAATATACCCCCAAGAGTACAAGATTACAAAACTATCCTTTTATAAAAACCACGGTAACCACTAAATTTGTTGGCCATTTGCATTTTATTTTTCAGTTTCTCTCCTTCTCAGTTTCTCTCTCTCACTTTCTCTCCCAAAAAACCAAATCAGATCCAAAAACAGATgaaatcaatcaaaataaacaccaaaGAAACCAAGAGATTACTATTTTTACATGATCTAGAAGATCAAATTTGACTGAAAAACACCAATAAAACGAAAAAAAATAGATATTGGGAAATCGATTTTCCAATATCGGTTTActgtggatcttcaacaacaatattgAAGATCGAATCAAAGGTAAATAACAATTTCATGTCTCAAATAAGTTTACATTTAATTTGATttcgatttttagggtttggtacaagatttatcttcaaaattttgtttgatCTATCGATTTTGATTTATGTTTCAAATAGATGTAGTTTTTTATACCGTTATTGATTTGTGTTAAATCATGCTAATTTTCTTTGATTTAGTGTTGTATTCATGTGATAGTAAACAACAAAATCAAGTGATTCTAGTGGTGTAAAGAAATCAACGGCTTCTCTTGGTATTAAGAAATTAGGAAAggtaaaaaaaggaaaaaggttTACTGGTTTACTTGCTTTTGTGCAACTTTGTAGTGATTTTGTTTCATTTATTGATTTTAATTCATTTATTATGTTGTATTAGTAGTATTGTTCAACTTGTAGGTGTTTTTCTTGAAGGGTCTAGGTGTAAGAGCAGTAGCAGGTGGTTTTATATGGAGCACAATTTATGCTATGGCTTCAGGTTTGGAAACAACCAGTAGTAGTTGCCTACAGTCTTTGaaacaacttgtgctagttgttcccagttttggagacaacttgtgctagttggaTACATTTCTGAAGACAAGTTGTGCTAATTTTCATAGTTGAAGTAAACTGATTCAATACTAactatttattttgttcaaaatAGATTAAGAAAACATGAAGGAAACATCAAAAGCAAAGGGTTtttacactgacattggagttaCGGGTTTATTTTGTTGTTAGAATTAATAAGGGATAATATATGAAGAAGCATAACATTTGTCTCATTGTTACATTTACACTTTTAGTTATAGCTTGCCAAAGGAATGAATCTTACTATAGTTAATAGAATCAAGAATGAACTAGAAAACACAAAGTCATCCCCACATACATTATTGTTAGAGTATATCTCCATGTATTTTGGGGTAGACCAAAGTATAGTAAATAACGGTAGAAAGATCTAACAATGTTGGCACCAAGTAGTTTTTTCCATTGACATCAAGTAAGTTGTAACCATAGTTGAATCAATAGCTGGCAGCAAGTAGTTTTCTTTTCAATTCTTTTTTTATACCAAATTAAAATTAACATAAGAATGAATGTAACTAGATTGATATCTTGTATCTATTAATCACATTGCCGGAACGTGGATTCGGTTCTTCTTACACAAGTAGATCATGCATAAGTGTGCAGCCACAAAGTATAGGTCGTGATCGTAAATTTGTAAGTAGATACCCAAGTAGAGAAGATGATTATGAAAGAGATGCAGGCACTTCTGCAGAAAGACACAGTACTACGATCAAAGGCTATGAGTAGTCTCAAAATGGAGACTAACTCGCTCAAAGGATATGAACAGTTTGTTGGTGGGCTTGACACAAATAAAGATGAAGATGATTTAATGTGTTTAAGTTGTTTAAATTATAAATCCACTTAGTGATTAGTCCATTAAAAATAAGGTTTTATTTTTGTTAGATTTGTGTCTCTTGAATGACACTCTAAACTGAAATATGTGATATGAATGGACATATTATTTTAAAATGAATGAATTACTATGATGTATTGCGGGCATACAGGTTTATGGAGATATCTTAAATATACAAATAGACCCATgcaaattatttattttgttttgactCAACTAGCTTAAGTTGGCTCTGAAATATGAAGTGCGACAATAAGTGGAGATAACTAAGCCAAGTTGGCTCGAAAATTTGGAGACAACTAGGTCAAGTTGGTCACAAAAGTAGAATCAAATTTCTCAAGTTGGATCCAAAAGTGGAGTCAACTAGCATAAGTTACCCTAAAATTCTGGAGTCCAGAAAACAAGTTGGCTTTATAAGTGTAGTGAACTAGCTCAAGCTGAGTTCAAAATCATACAAATGCACAGTCATTATGCCAAAAATATTTTTCAGATCAGATAAATGTTACACAGCCGGTATGCCATCACAAACCATATAGCCTTGGTACACTTCATTTAGAGCGTAAAAAGATCTTTAACACAAATCCATTACAGGGGAAAGGGAACTCAACTAGTAAGGACAACACAGATAATCCATACACTCCTAATACAAATAATTTACAGAAAGAATACAATGTCTCAATTTTATAAATGCCGAAACTAGTACATATTTCCAATGATTAATGAATATAATGTCTCCATGTGGGCTTGTTTACAGATCTGCTTCTATACTTCTCACATAAATGAGCCTTAGATAAGAGATACCTTCGAGTGCGAACAATCTGCAGCGTGGATAAATTTCTTAGCGACTTAataaagtaatatcaaaaaagaCTTGATACCATTTCAGTGGAAAATTACATCATCTAATGTATAACAACAGAGAGTATATGACAGATAGGGTTGCAACAATGAGAAAGTAGAtaaaaaaaacaaagccaactAGACCAAATTGTCTCCAAATTTTAAACAAACTAgcccaagttgtctccaaatgTGAAAGCAACTAGacccttcaaaaagaaaaaggatacaCAAAATAAGAGAacctggcgtgagtcgaacacgcatcttcTGACATTGAGTCAGTCgcgctaccattgcaccacatatTCGTTGCAACCACTCTAGGATATGAGTAAAGataatttcacatctcaaaaaaTTGGgtccaactagctcaagttgcttCCGACTCTGGAATCAGTTGGCTCAAGTTGCCTCCAAATCTGGATCAACTAGTTCAAGTTGCCTCCAAAAGtgaaagcaactttctcaagtttcCCCAAAAATCTAGAGTTCAAGAACGAAATGGAGAAAACTAGAAAAATTTACACTAATGCTAATCCTAAGACAATCTTAAGACAGAACAGAACCATGTACATATGTCTTGGCAGATTATATAGACTCAAGAATCAATAAATGCATCAAGGGAGATTATGCCTAAAAATATATGGAACATAATCCGAATATGAGTAATGATAGTGGCAGCAACTTGGTCAAGTTGTTTCCAAAGTTTGAGGCAACTTGATGAGGTTGTCTAGGGTCACAATTACTTTACCTTCCCGACGGAATAATTGTGAATCGGTCAACAACACCAACACACATAAACCCACTGCACTTTCTTGGTAACACCACCCACAGGTTCATTTAATATAGTTGTTTCAATTTCACACTATTGAAGAATGAAATTATCGAACTGATCAATGCATCATGTGTGAGCAGGAAAGAAGCCACAACAAATGAAATGGGAGGagaaatattcaacaaaatgagcCACTTTAGTTTACACGATGTACCACAACATACATAGCGACATATAAACATATATACTCAGAAGGGACATGTTGTTATATGTGAAGGCATGTCAAAACATTTTAAAAGGCTTAAAGTTAAGATAtgtcttcaacaattcaaattactACTAAAAAGTAAAACATAAGTGGATGAATAGTTAGATCTAATGTTTATTCCCTATAAACTGAGCTTAAAGAAGCTCGTGAGAAGAATGGAAAACTAGTCTACCCAGTTAGCATTTTTTATCTGTTTCCCGATCCTCAAGCATGGTAGAACACAAAAACTTGCTTGCTAACAGAAGATAGCTTATAAAAGAAATAAGATAGATATTGCGAATAATCTATATGAAGTATGAATTATGATGGTAAGTACATACTGGGTGAGGCATTAGGAGTCGTTGGCCGTGGGAAGTCGTGCTACCATTTGCACCACATATTCGTTAAAAACCACTTAAAGAAAACTTGATCATTGATCTACCGAAAGAAGCAAACAACCACTCAAACAAACTTGAGTACTGTGATGAATCAATTAGTAGGATTGAAAATCACACACAATAACATACTCTTCCAAATGAATGAGCCTAAAATTTTATTGATtctctttcttcctcctttcaacaacaacaaaaaaaacagtAGAGGTAAATACACCAATTATTGTTCACACACCCAGGTAGCCACAATAGCCGTTAGATCTTCCAACCTACCAATCTAGTGACTAAGAGTACAAGGCCAATCGACCAGGGAAAGAAAGACACGTGTACACTACTTTACCCAATCATCTAAATCAGCACTAAGGCTATTCAGCTCACTCAGATGTTAGCTAACGGTCATATGGATGACTCAATGATAGGCATATGACAATACCCTCCCCAtctaaacatccttgtcctcaaggatgaactcAGGAAACTGGGCATGAATGTGTGAAATGTCCTCCCATGTGGCATCTTCAGGCTGTGAGTTGGAACACTGAATAAGCACCTGGTGAATTGCAGTCCCTCCTCTTAAGCTTTCTCTATGGTCAAGGACAGCAACAGGTAAGACAGTGAAAGCACCAGAAGTATCAACCAATGGCAGAGATGCAGAAGGAGTCAAATGTTGGACAATCGtcttcttcaattgagaaacatgaAACACAGGATGAATTCTGGAACCAATTGGAAGCTTCAACTTGTAAGAAACAGTGCCAACCTTCTGTATAACTTCAAAGGGGCCATAATATCTTGCTGAGAGTTTAAGGTTTTGTCTAAGAGCCACAGATGATTGTCTGTATGGCTATAACTTCAGAAAAACCTAATCTCTCACATTGAAAGCTCTGTCACATCTTGAATTATCAgcataaaatttcattctgtcCTGAGATTTAAGTAAGTCTTCTTTTAGTAGCCGAAACATGTGGTTTCTCTCTTGGAGATACTCTTGAACAGAAGCAACTGAAGTAGTAGAATTGACAGGAAATTCAAGATGTGGAGGTAGGTATCCATATAAAGCCTGAAAAGGTGTAATCTTTAAACTAGTGTGAAAGTCGGTGTTGAACTACCACTCTGCAAGAGGAAGCCAGTTGGCCCACAGTTTAGGTGTTGTACCAGTTGTGCATCTTAAGTACTGTTCCAGACAAGCATTTGTCCTCTCTGTTTGTCCATCTGATTGGGGATGGTAAGCTATCCTGAGGTGCAAGGAGGTTCCCAGTGATTTGAAGAGTTCTTGCCAGAATTGACTGATGAATATTTTATCTCTATCTGACGCTATAGAAGATGACAGTCCATGTAGCTTAAAAACATGATGCATAAATTCCTTAGCTGCAGAGGTAGCTGTGAATGGATGGCTGAGGGCAATAAAATGGCTATACTTGGTGAATCTATCCACTACCACTAGTATGACCGAATTTCTTTTGGACAGTGGCAAACCTTCAATAAAATCCATGGATATGTGTTGCCAAGCAGCATCTGGGATAGGCAGTGGTTGTAAGAGACCAGCAGGAGCATTGTGTTCAGATTTGTTGCATTGGCATACTGTACAACTGACTACAAATTGGAGAATATCCTGTTTCATTTTAGGCCAGAAAAAATATGATTTGGCCCTATTGTAAGTACCAAGCATGCCTGAGTGGCCACCAATAGCTGAAGAATGGATTGATGCCATGATGGAGTTTCTCATGTTGTTACCAGCACCAACATATAATCTCTTTTTATATCTGAGAATACCCCCATGCAAAGATAAGGTTGGGTGGACAGGACTGATAAGTAATTGAGTCAATAGTTGTTTAACAACATTGTCATATGAGTAACTGCTGAGAATGTCTTGAGACAACTGaggttgagataaagaaattgcaGAACATTCAGAGGCAGGAGGCAGTCTTGACAATGCATCTGCTACAATATTATCCTTCCCCTTCTTGTATCTAATCACATAGTCCAGGCCTAAGAGCTTCATAATCCATTTTTGTTGCACAATGGAAGTCATCCTTTGCTCCATGAAAAACTTCAAGCTCTGGTGATCAGTGTTGATGATAAACTGATTGTGAGAGAGATAATGTTTCCATTTTTGCACAGCCATGACAGTGGATAATAGTTCTTTCTCATAAGTGGATAATGCTAAGGCTTTGGGACCCAGAGGCTTACTGAAAAATGCAGTAGGCTTGTCATGTTGCATTAATACAACACCAACTCCTCTAGTGCAGACATCAGTTTCCAAGAGAAGAGAAATCAGGAAGATCTAGAACAGGAGAAGTGGTCATGGCTCTTTTGAGGTCTTGGAAAGCTTGTACAGCAATTGGAGACCAAATAAATAAATTCTTCTTGATCATGTCAGTAAGTGGCTTGCTTATGTTGCCATATCCCTTGATGAATCTTCTGTAATACCCAGTAAGGCCCAAAAACACTCTTAATTATTTCAAATTTTGGGGTTGAGGCCATGTTTGCGTGGCTGCTAGCTTCTCAGGGTCAGCAGCAACTCCATCAGCAAATATAAGATGACCCAAATAGTTCAACTGAGGTTGAGCAAAGTTGCATTTCTTGAAGTTAGCAAAAAGACTGTGTAGTCTTAATAGGTCTAACACCTGAGATAAGTGAAGTAAGTGTTCTTCAAGAGACTTGTTGTAGATAAGTATATCATCAAAAAATACTAACACAAACTTCCTGAGGAAAGGATGAAAAACTTTATTCATCAGAGATTGAAATGTAGCAGGTGCATTTGTCATACCAAAAGGCATCACTTTGAACTCATAGTGACCATGATGAGTTCTGAAAGCAGTTTTGTAGATGTATTCCAGATGCATTCTGATTTGGTGGTAGCCTTCTGTAAGATCCAATTTAGTAAAAATGGAAGAGCCATTTAGTTCATCAAGCAATTCCTCAATGAGAGGAATGGGAAATTTATCCTTAATGGTCATATCATTAAGTTTTATGTAGTCCACACAGAACCTCCATGAGCCATCCTTTTTCTTGACCAATAAAATGGGAGCAGCAAATGAACTTGTACTGTCCTGAATAATACCAGCATCTAACATTTCTTGAACTAATTTCTCCACCACTGCCTTTTGAATGTAGGGGCATCTGTAGGGTCTTTGAGAAGTAGGTATTGAGTCGGGTTTTAAGGGAATTTTGTGGTCAATGTCTCTGGGAGGAGGAAGTATTGATGGGGATTGAAATACATCCTCATAGATGTGGAGAAGAGAGGTAATCTCTGGAGGTGGAGAATAAATGGGAGTAGCTGAGATGGAGAAAAATTGCCCAATTATAGTATGAGTGTTATTTTTAAGGAATTTGAGAAATGATTCACCACTGAGTAACCTGCAAGAGGGCCTATCAGTATGACCATGTAATGTAATTTGtatcccttgatgctgaaaggagaCCTTAAGATCAGCTAAATTAAAAACCACATCACCTAATGTTTTCATCCAGTCAACTCCTAAAACCATGTCACAACCACCTAAAGGTAGTACTCTCAAATCACTAGAAAATTTGAATCCCTGCATAGACCATTGTAAGTTCTGACAAACACCATGGATGACATTAGTGTCACCATTAGCAACAATAACTAGCATCTGACCAGTTGGAGCAATGTGTAAATGTAATTTCTCAGCCAAAGCAGCATCAACAAAGCTGTGAGTATTACCTGTATCAATCAGGACAAAAATATCTTGATGCAAGAGTTTACCTGGAACTCGTATAGTGTGTTGTGTAACAAGGCCAGTTAAGGCATGAAGAGATATCTCCATGGTTGTATCTCCATAAGTTGAAGGAGAAACTGTCTCTTCCTCAAAATCCTCAATAGGTGGAGATGCAGGATCCTCATCAGAAGCCACTAACATGAATAACTGTTGTGATTTACATCGATGGCCTGGCTTGTAAAACACATCACAATTGTAGCATAGACCTTTATCCCTTCTAGCTTGCATTTGAACCGGAGTAAGTTTTTTAATAGGAGGTAGAGGTGGCTCAGGTTTAGTTGGTGTAAGGGGATGGGTAATGGTAGGTTTATCAGGAGAAAAAGATGGTCTAGGAATATTTGTGAGAGGTGGTAGTGAAGGCTTATAGTGTGAAGTGGGAGAAAATGAGATGGTGGAGGGTTGGAATTGTCTGGGGAAAGTTTTATATCTCTTAGATTGAGATTCAACTGAAGCTTGCTGCATTCTGGCTAAGTAAAAGGCCTCAGAATCTGTAGTGGGTTTTTGCACAAGATTTTTGATTGCTTCCTTAAGTCCACTGATAAAACTCATGGTGAAATAATCATCAGAGAGATTTCTATTGTTAGCCTTCATTACAGCTTTTAAGGATTCATACCTTTCATAGTATTCTTCTACAGTAGTAGTCTGAGA includes the following:
- the LOC113287418 gene encoding calcium-dependent protein kinase 8-like, producing MGNCCGTPALTAAGKKKGGKNKQNPFSIDYAVNNNHGSGGNNKLCVLKEPTGRDIGITYELGRELGRGEFGITYLCTDKTTADVYACKSISKKKLRTAIDIEDVRREVEIMKHMPQHPNIVTLKDTYEDDNAVHLVMELCEGGELFDRIVARGHYTERAAAVVTRTIVEVVQMCHEHGVMHRDLKPENFLFANKKETAPLKAIDFGLSVFFKPGERFTEIVGSPYYMAPEVLKRNYGPEVDVWSAGVILYILLCGVPPFWAETEQGVAQAIIRSVIDFKRDPWPKVSDNAKDLVKRMLDPDPRKRLSAQEVLDHPWLQNAHKAPNVSLGETVKSRLKQFSMLNKFKKRALRVVAEHLSVEEVADIKEAFDMMDINNNGKITLLELKAGLHKIGHQISDLDLQILMEAADVDGDGCLDYGEFVAVAVHFRKIGNDEHLHKAFSFFDQNKSGYIEIEELRIALADEVDPNNDEVINAIIRDVDTDKDGKISYEEFAAMMKAGTDWRKASRQYSRERFNNLSMKLMKDGSLQFNNEAR
- the LOC113290772 gene encoding uncharacterized protein LOC113290772, which translates into the protein MTGGEKAPTVKDVAHQQKLDGERLSVLEKDVVDIKLKMTSIEETLSLQFSTLCKHLGASPPPDPNGSTQEIPSGSDSDHRTGFALTSSNITRQPKIDFPRFDGSNPRDWIRKCERYFYLSSIDNYKRVDIASIHLDDKADMWFLDYQECKLFIDWNTFAYDVCCRFEDVAYDNYVGSFNKLSQTTTVEEYYERYESLKAVMKANNRNLSDDYFTMSFISGLKEAIKNLVQKPTTDSEAFYLARMQQASVESQSKRYKTFPRQFQPSTISFSPTSHYKPSLPPLTNIPRPSFSPDKPTITHPLTPTKPEPPLPPIKKLTPVQMQARRDKGLCYNCDVFYKPGHRCKSQQLFMLVASDEDPASPPIEDFEEETVSPSTYGDTTMEISLHALTGLVTQHTIRVPGKLLHQDIFVLIDTGNTHSFVDAALAEKLHLHIAPTGQMLVIVANGDTNVIHGVCQNLQWSMQGFKFSSDLRVLPLGGCDMVLGVDWMKTLGDVVFNLADLKVSFQHQGIQITLHGHTDRPSCRLLSGESFLKFLKNNTHTIIGQFFSISATPIYSPPPEITSLLHIYEDVFQSPSILPPPRDIDHKIPLKPDSIPTSQRPYRCPYIQKAVVEKLVQEMLDAGIIQDSTSSFAAPILLVKKKDGSWRFCVDYIKLNDMTIKDKFPIPLIEELLDELNGSSIFTKLDLTEGYHQIRMHLEYIYKTAFRTHHGHYEFKVMPFGMTNAPATFQSLMNKVFHPFLRKFVLVFFDDILIYNKSLEEHLLHLSQVLDLLRLHSLFANFKKCNFAQPQLNYLGHLIFADGVAADPEKLAATQTWPQPQNLK